Proteins from a single region of Gossypium arboreum isolate Shixiya-1 chromosome 1, ASM2569848v2, whole genome shotgun sequence:
- the LOC108460700 gene encoding exocyst complex component EXO70B1-like: MGTTTTTTSLDAGGEDRVMAAAQQIVKSLNTAKEVREDMLLIFSSFDNRLSNITNLIKKDSDSTGVRFDAAEKVILRWDSSSSNPDASRHSLPWEDSPHEAAEFLSAVDEILKLVVDVSIRSDNETMDRAEAAVQLAMSRLEDEFRLILIRNTVPLDAEGLYGSIRRVSLSFAANEGEIDEEFESFGEVDSVRGCFHERGASLGDDLCVDLINADAVVELKEIADRMIRSGYEKECVQTYSNVRRDALDEYLVILGVEKLSIEEVQKIDWKALDEKMKKWIQAIKITVRVLLSGEKRLCDQIFNGFDSIKEICFSEAAKGCVMQLLNFGEAVAIGKRSSEKLFRILDMYDVLADALLDLEMMITDEFLCSEAKGVLSGLGDAAKGTFEEFENAVKSEASKKPMQNGEIHPLTRYVMNYVKLLVDYSKTLNLLLESDEDEEDDGLQSEDSELETTTPFAKRLLLLISSLESNLEEKSKLYEDGALHCIFLMNNILYIVQKVKDSELGKLLGDNWVRKRRGQVRQYATSYLRACWMKALYCLKDEGIGGSSNNASKVTLKERFKNFNACFEEIYRIQTGWKVPDPQLREEFRISISEKVIPAYRSFMGRFGSQLESGRNSGKYIKYTPEDLENYLLDLFEGSPLILHHMRRKNS; the protein is encoded by the coding sequence ATGGGAACGACTACGACTACGACTAGCCTTGATGCGGGAGGCGAAGACCGGGTTATGGCGGCGGCTCAGCAGATAGTGAAGAGTCTCAACACTGCAAAAGAGGTTCGTGAAgatatgcttttgattttctcGAGCTTCGATAACCGCTTATCCAACATcaccaatttaataaaaaaagacTCTGACAGTACCGGCGTCCGGTTTGACGCCGCCGAGAAAGTGATCCTCCGGTGGGATTCTTCCTCATCTAACCCTGACGCTTCCCGTCACTCTCTTCCTTGGGAAGACTCTCCCCATGAAGCCGCCGAGTTCCTCTCAGCGGTTGACGAAATCCTTAAATTGGTTGTTGATGTGTCGATTCGGTCCGATAATGAAACCATGGACCGGGCAGAGGCCGCTGTTCAGTTGGCAATGTCGAGGCTAGAAGATGAGTTTCGGCTTATTTTGATTAGGAACACCGTCCCACTCGACGCGGAGGGGCTTTACGGTTCGATCCGGAGGGTTTCCCTTTCTTTCGCAGCGAATGAAGGGGAGATTGATGAGGAATTTGAGAGTTTCGGAGAGGTTGATAGCGTAAGAGGGTGCTTTCACGAGCGAGGAGCGAGCTTGGGAGATGATTTATGTGTTGATTTGATAAATGCTGATGCTGTTGTGGAGTTGAAGGAGATTGCAGACCGGATGATCCGGTCTGGCTATGAAAAAGAGTGCGTTCAAACTTATAGTAATGTTAGGCGTGATGCTTTGGATGAGTATTTGGTGATTCTTGGAGTTGAGAAGTTGAGTATTGAGGAAGTTCAGAAGATTGACTGGAAAGCTTTGGatgaaaagatgaagaaatggaTTCAGGCAATTAAGATTACTGTTAGGGTTCTTTTGAGTGGGGAAAAGAGGCTTTGTGATCAGATCTTTAATGGTTTCGATTCGATCAAAGAAATTTGTTTTAGTGAGGCTGCTAAAGGATGTGTAATGCAGTTATTGAATTTTGGCGAAGCAGTGGCTATCGGGAAAAGATCATCTGAGAAGTTGTTTAGAATTCTGGATATGTATGATGTGTTGGCTGATGCATTGCTCGATCTTGAGATGATGATTACAGATGAATTCCTGTGTAGTGAAGCAAAGGGAGTGCTGTCTGGATTAGGCGATGCAGCAAAAGGGACTTTTGAGGAGTTTGAGAATGCTGTGAAGAGTGAGGCCTCAAAAAAACCTATGCAGAATGGTGAGATTCATCCACTTACACGTTATGTGATGAATTATGTCAAACTGCTTGTCGATTATAGCAAGACTTTGAATTTGTTATTGGAGAGTGATgaggatgaagaagatgatggattACAGAGTGAAGATAGTGAGCTTGAAACTACGACTCCATTTGCTAAACGGCTGTTGTTGTTGATATCCTCTTTGGAGTCCAATCTCGAGGAGAAATCGAAACTGTATGAGGATGGTGCATTGCATTGTATATTTTTGATGAATAATATTCTGTATATAGTGCAAAAGGTGAAGGATTCTGAGCTGGGTAAGCTTTTGGGAGACAATTGGGTTCGTAAGCGGCGTGGCCAAGTACGACAGTATGCTACAAGTTATCTTCGGGCTTGTTGGATGAAAGCTCTGTATTGTCTGAAGGATGAAGGAATAGGTGGTAGCTCTAACAATGCCTCCAAGGTGACCTTGAAGGAGAGATTTAAGAACTTCAATGCATGTTTTGAAGAAATATATAGGATTCAGACAGGTTGGAAGGTCCCTGATCCTCAACTTCGTGAAGAGTTTCGAATTTCTATATCAGAGAAAGTAATTCCTGCTTATCGATCCTTCATGGGGAGATTTGGGAGTCAGCTAGAGAGTGGAAGGAATTCTGGAAAATACATTAAGTATACCCCAGAGGATCTGGAAAATTATCTATTGGATTTATTTGAAGGATCACCTCTCATTCTTCACCATATGAGAAGAAAAAATTCATAG